From a single Solenopsis invicta isolate M01_SB chromosome 4, UNIL_Sinv_3.0, whole genome shotgun sequence genomic region:
- the LOC113003276 gene encoding uncharacterized protein LOC113003276, translating into MPDSEWPTMSASLSDIALKENSRATVQIASVTESWELADRYSSWPKLIRMSAYILRFISRIRRRDEIALRSESPSSLTASEVRASKKFWVRYIQRQLFPLEIRALTQSKSVPSKSPLVSLNPFLDEEQIIRVGGRLSQAPIPAQARHQIVLGSHPLVRLLIFHTHLRTLHAGTQLTLATLRQEFWLLRARSTVRSILHGCVTCARERALTPSQLMGDLPKVRVTPPARVFLHSGLDYAGPVLIRSRSGRGVASAKAYIALFVCMATRAVHLELVEGYSTPAFLGTYSRFVARRGLPESIYSDNGTTFVGADRELAAAFRATLRDPDLQNRTAADSVSWHFIPPSAPHFGGLWEAGVRSTKHHIRRVVGAHTLTFEEFSTLLCNIKACLNSRPLASLSDSLDDYNFLTPGHFLIGSALNSIPEPSLLQVKENRLTRWQLVRQLTERLWKVWQQDYINTLQQRVKWKRVNPHALRVGQQVLLRNSLLPPCKWELGRISLCHPGSDGLIRVVTVKTASSEYKRPISKICILPIDIENASNGEDKASS; encoded by the coding sequence ATGCCTGATTCTGAGTGGCCGACGATGAGCGCATCACTCTCAGACATCGCGTTAAAGGAGAACTCGCGCGCGACAGTTCAAATCGCTAGCGTAACGGAATCATGGGAGCTCGCAGACCGATATTCCTCGTGGCCAAAGCTCATTCGAATGAGCGCGTACATTCTTAGATTTATATCGCGGATTCGAAGGCGTGACGAGATCGCTCTTCGGTCGGAAAGTCCGTCTTCATTGACCGCGAGCGAAGTACGagcttcaaaaaaattttgggtGAGATACATTCAACGCCAACTTTTCCCGCTCGAAATACGCGCTCTCACTCAAAGTAAGTCGGTTCCTTCGAAGAGTCCACTCGTCTCTCTCAATCCGTTCCTGGATGAAGAACAAATAATTCGGGTTGGCGGGCGGCTATCTCAGGCCCCGATACCCGCTCAAGCTCGACATCAGATAGTACTCGGCTCTCACCCGCTGGTCCGCTTACTCATTTTTCATACTCACTTGCGCACTCTTCATGCAGGAACGCAATTGACCCTTGCTACGTTACGGCAAGAATTCTGGCTACTCAGAGCTCGAAGCACGGTCAGATCGATTCTGCACGGGTGCGTAACCTGTGCTCGCGAGAGAGCTCTCACTCCATCTCAACTAATGGGAGACCTTCCCAAGGTCAGAGTGACTCCTCCCGCGCGCGTGTTCCTTCACAGCGGGCTGGACTATGCGGGTCCAGTACTAATTCGATCGCGATCGGGTCGCGGAGTCGCTTCGGCAAAGGCGTATATCGCACTATTCGTGTGCATGGCAACACGCGCCGTGCATCTCGAACTCGTCGAAGGTTATTCTACTCCCGCATTTCTCGGAACCTATTCCCGTTTTGTAGCGCGGCGAGGTCTTCCCGAATCGATTTATTCTGATAATGGGACTACCTTCGTTGGGGCGGATCGCGAACTCGCTGCAGCGTTTCGCGCAACTCTTCGGGATCCCGATTTGCAGAATCGCACGGCCGCAGATAGTGTCTCGTGGCATTTTATACCTCCTTCCGCTCCTCATTTCGGAGGGTTATGGGAGGCCGGTGTCCGTAGCACAAAGCATCATATTCGGCGTGTTGTGGGGGCTCATACTCTGACCTTCGAGGAGTTCTCCACGCTACTATGTAATATCAAGGCGTGTTTAAATTCGCGTCCATTGGCATCTCTTTCTGACTCGCTGGATGACTATAATTTCTTAACTCCGGGGCATTTCCTCATAGGCTCCGCGCTTAATTCGATCCCGGAGCCCTCGCTGTTACAAGTCAAAGAAAATCGGTTGACGAGGTGGCAGCTCGTTCGCCAACTGACCGAACGTCTGTGGAAAGTTTGGCAACAAGACTATATTAATACGCTGCAACAGCGAGTTAAATGGAAGCGCGTAAATCCACACGCACTTCGGGTCGGACAACAAGTCCTATTGCGAAACTCGCTCCTCCCTCCGTGCAAATGGGAGCTTGGGCGGATTAGTCTGTGTCATCCGGGATCGGACGGTCTGATTCGTGTCGTGACCGTTAAAACAGCGTCTTCGGAGTATAAGCGGCCTATcagcaaaatatgtattttgccAATCGACATCGAGAATGCGTCTAATGGCGAGGACAAAGCGTCGTCTTAA
- the LOC105201428 gene encoding LOW QUALITY PROTEIN: protein claret segregational (The sequence of the model RefSeq protein was modified relative to this genomic sequence to represent the inferred CDS: inserted 2 bases in 1 codon) has product MAESNSGRLLNIHKNDAKKLSPLRDYCRCDISTCNNNRCSCYKKSVFCTQKCKCTLECQNNAVVTMQSRSTQTVVCPIKLAEDSSEFKQLYEYIELKKKVTNLEKELMNSKEEVVNFRKELTNSQEEITNLKKVIYEKNGKIRTLNNKIQELTGNFRIFVRIRPQTPKEEKKALCTINFIDDCTIELISKPNKLNISCSNSLEKKQKFTFDKVFTSNTSQADIFEELSLFVQSALQGYNXGKTYTMEGDSDCETEGVIPRTIRQIFEEIKLLNDHECHIEVSFLEVYNEIIIDLLDTEQKVHNIKMVNSTSNNIYITNLTIEKIKDPKEWYTFFQKAQRNRATTATRSNERLSRSHLVMTLRIRRIYRNEVSVGLINLIDLAGSVRLSIEECATLETKCINKSLANLSNVILALKKRQEHIPYRNSKLTHLLMPSLGGKSKIIMIINISPLEENINETINSLRFALIVNNCTTGAVQRNRTRDTYL; this is encoded by the exons ATGGCCGAGTCAAATAGTGG AAGACTGCTCAACATACATAAAAACGATGCAAAGAAACTCTCCCCTTTGAGGGATTATTGCAGGTGCGACATAAGCACCTGCAATAACAATCGATGTTCTTGCTATAAAAAATCCGTTTTTTGCACTCAAAAGTGCAAATGCACTTTGGAATGCCAAAATAATGCCGTAGTTACG ATGCAGTCTCGGTCGACGCAAACTGTTGTATGTCCAATAAAATTAGCCGAAGATTCTAGCGAATTTAAGCAGCTATACGAGtatattgaattgaaaaaaaaagtaacgaatttAGAAAAAGAACTAATGAATTCAAAAGAAGAAGTAgtgaattttagaaaagaaCTAACGAATTCACAAgaagaaataacaaatttaaaaaaagtcatttatgagaaaaatggaaaaattcgaacattgaataataaaatacaggaATTGACGGGCAATTTCCGAATTTTTGTTCGGATTCGCCCACAAACtccaaaagaagaaaaaaaagc CCTGTGTACCATAAATTTCATAGATGACTGTACAATTGAATTAATTAGTAAACcgaataaattgaatattagcTGCAGTAATTCGCtagagaaaaaacaaaaatttacgtTTGATAAAGTGTTTACATCCAACACATCACAAGCGGATATTTTTGAAGAACTATCCCTTTTTGTACAATCGGCACTTCAAGGATACAA TGGAAAAACATACACTATGGAAGGAGATAGTGATTGTGAGACCGAAGGCGTAATACCTAGAACg ATACGTCAGATATTTGAAGAGATCAAGTTACTTAATGATCATGAATGTCATATTGAAGTGAGCTTCCTAGAAGtgtataatgaaattattattgatctaCTGGACACGGAACAAAAAGTCcacaatataaaaatggttAACAGTACaagtaacaatatatatattactaatttgacaattgaaaaaataaaagatccaAAAGAAtggtatacattttttcaaaaagccCAGCGGAACCGAGCCACTACGGCTACACGGTCAAATGAACG attATCTAGGTCACACTTAGTGATGACATTAAGAATAAGAAGGATTTACAGAAATGAAGTATCCGTAGGACTTATCAATCTAATTGATCTTGCCGGTTCCGTAAGGCTATCCATCGAAGAATGCGCAACCTTGGAAACCAAATGTATAAATAAGTCTTTAGCAAATCTTAGTAACGTGATATTAGCACTTAAAAAACGTCAAGAACACATTCCTTATAGGAATTCTAAACTAACACATTTATTAATGCCTTCTCTGGGAGGCAagtctaaaattataatgataatcaatatttctcCACTCGAGGAGAATATTAATGAAACTATCAATTCACTAAGATTTGCACTTATCGTTAATAATTGCACGACTGGCGCTGTTCAACGAAACAGAACGCGCGatacttatttataa
- the LOC120357613 gene encoding uncharacterized protein LOC120357613 has translation MEELVAMQQIALPTVAKALSNFKKIGKPNYTPAKIRSRITALKEAWTQCTNRHAALLQAVPADERSKSTYFTQDDYGKHEELYLMGLDYMTTSSLSGRALDTIKTIPVTADNFDIAWKTLTSRYDNKRRLIEIHASALCNLPSVNCESACELSELRDKANRAIASLKRLNRSSDEILSDILSHHVTQKLDPATRKAWRLKGDDAIIPTYEDLDRFLAHRVRALEELTPLGSAKSSRSVKSSSGMVATASISPCPLCKSAHFLNKCPQFVQKSPSQRLEIAKQHQRCVNCFSAKHAVSACPSRFSCRHCQKRHHSMLHLDSASSVTATVSASDSKTPASNNSDKSPKTVALCAMSANLARPPVVLATARVFVGPLAGRQVAARALIDTGAELTLVAAHLAKKLKLRRFILPTALSAVGGLDAGIHRYAAQIQISPIDRIEPPVVTTATILSSLASYSSASIQSPLQWDHLADLTLADPNSSSTDPIDLIIGADIYADIMRDGVRRGSRGQPIAQETIFGWIVQGRTPLSNSSRRTITVQHCTIAESVSLDSELRRFWEIEEIPRHTILSPEEQRCENHFLTSHSRTPAGQYIVRLPFKSGPPIDIGTSREVAERCLKTLLRRLQANFDLKREYSDFLQEYENLGHMRKAPESSESSQFVYIPHHPVIRESSATTRVRVVFNASSPISNSRSLNDHLLAGQKLQTDLAAVLLRWRQYRYIYSADVAKMYRQIRVDPRDTDYQRILWIDEKTGRVQEYQLLTVTYGTTSAPFLALRVLQQLIHDDGRDFPLAVPVLKENIYVDDVLFGADEISLIRTVRNQVCSLLQRGHFELRKWSSNAAYLLSDIDAQDHGLACSKDLHPDETLKVLGISWSPSADAFQFRVVRYPSPARTKRAMLSYIARIFNPLGLGTPVTISAKILLQQL, from the exons ATGGAGGAACTCGTCGCAATGCAGCAGATTGCGTTGCCGACAGTGGCGAAAGCCCTGTCTAATTTCAAGAAGATCGGGAAGCCGAATTACACGCCGGCGAAAATACGATCTCGCATCACCGCCTTGAAGGAAGCCTGGACGCAGTGCACGAATAGACATGCCGCTCTACTGCAAGCAGTTCCTGCCGACGAACGATCGAAGTCCACGTATTTCACGCAGGACGATTACGGGAAGCACGAAGAGCTCTACCTCATGGGGCTGGACTACATGACGA CATCCAGCTTGTCAGGTCGTGCTCTCGATACTATCAAAACTATCCCAGTCACTGCAGATAATTTCGATATTGCGTGGAAAACTTTAACTTCGCGTTACGATAATAAGCGCCGTCTAATCGAAATTCACGCGTCCGCTTTATGTAATTTGCCGAGCGTCAATTGCGAATCGGCATGCGAGTTATCCGAGTTGCGGGATAAAGCTAATCGTGCCATAGCATCGCTAAAGAGATTAAATCGCTCCTCGGATGAAATTTTAAGTGACATTCTAAGTCACCACGTCACGCAGAAGCTCGATCCAGCAACCCGGAAGGCGTGGAGATTGAAAGGTGATGATGCGATAATTCCTACGTACGAGGATCTCGATCGTTTTCTCGCGCATCGCGTTCGCGCCTTGGAGGAGCTCACTCCTCTCGGCTCAGCCAAGTCCTCGCGATCGGTAAAATCGTCGAGCGGCATGGTAGCGACGGCTTCGATCTCGCCGTGTCCGCTCTGCAAATCGGCCCACTTCTTGAATAAGTGCCCTCAATTCGTGCAGAAGAGTCCGAGCCAGAGATTGGAGATCGCGAAACAGCATCAACGATGCGTTAATTGCTTCAGTGCTAAGCACGCCGTCTCAGCGTGTCCAAGCCGTTTTTCATGTCGTCACTGTCAAAAACGACATCATTCCATGCTCCATCTTGACTCGGCCTCTTCCGTTACTGCGACAGTTAGTGCATCCGATTCCAAGACCCCGGCGTCGAACAATTCCGATAAGTCTCCGAAAACAGTGGCATTATGCGCGATGTCGGCAAATCTCGCCCGACCGCCGGTAGTCCTCGCCACTGCACGCGTGTTCGTCGGACCTCTCGCCGGTCGTCAAGTTGCTGCACGAGCATTGATTGACACCGGAGCGGAACTCACACTCGTTGCGGCtcatttagcaaaaaaattaaaactgcgtcGGTTCATACTGCCTACCGCCTTGTCCGCCGTCGGCGGCCTTGACGCGGGCATTCATCGTTACGCCGCGCAGATTCAAATCTCACCGATCGACAGGATCGAGCCGCCGGTCGTTACAACAGCGACGATTTTAAGTTCGCTTGCTAGTTACTCGTCAGCGTCTATTCAATCTCCTCTTCAATGGGATCATCTCGCGGATCTCACTCTCGCAGATCCAAATTCTTCAAGTACAGATCCCATTGATCTCATAATCGGCGCTGACATCTACGCAGACATAATGCGAGATGGCGTTCGCAGAGGATCTCGCGGTCAGCCTATTGCTCAAGAAACGATCTTCGGCTGGATTGTTCAAGGCCGCACGCCTCTGTCGAATTCGTCTCGTCGGACCATTACAGTGCAACATTGTACGATCGCGGAATCCGTTTCACTCGATAGCGAATTGAGAAGATTTTGGGAAATCGAGGAAATTCCGAGGCACACGATACTCAGCCCGGAAGAGCAGAGATGCGagaatcattttttaacttCTCATTCGCGCACTCCCGCCGGTCAGTACATCGTTCGTCTGCCGTTCAAGAGTGGTCCTCCCATCGATATTGGTACCTCGCGCGAAGTAGCGGAGCGATGCCTCAAGACTTTGCTACGCCGTCTTCAAGCCAATTTCGATTTAAAAAGGGAGTACTCAGACTTCCTACAAGAGTATGAAAATCTCGGGCACATGCGCAAGGCTCCAGAATCTTCAGAATCTTCTCAATTCGTCTATATTCCGCACCATCCCGTAATACGCGAAAGCAGTGCGACGACTCGAGTAAGAGTCGTATTCAATGCGTCGAGCCCCATCTCGAATTCTCGGTCACTTAATGACCACCTTCTCGCGGGGCAGAAATTACAAACGGACTTGGCTGCGGTGCTTTTACGCTGGCGACAGTATCGCTACATTTATTCTGCCGACGTCGCAAAAATGTACCGGCAGATTCGCGTCGATCCCCGGGACACAGACTATCAAAGGATCCTCTGGATCGACGAGAAAACCGGAAGAGTACAAGAGTATCAGCTCTTGACCGTAACCTACGGTACAACTTCGGCGCCGTTCTTAGCTTTGCGAGTCCTGCAGCAGCTCATCCATGATGACGGTCGCGATTTTCCTCTAGCTGTTCCCGTGCTTAAGGAGAACATTTACGTGGATGACGTGCTTTTCGGTGCGGACGAGATTTCACTCATCCGTACGGTTCGCAATCAAGTGTGCTCCTTGCTGCAACGCGGTCATTTCGAATTAAGAAAATGGTCGAGCAACGCGGCTTATTTGCTAAGTGACATTGACGCGCAAGATCATGGACTCGCTTGCAGCAAGGATCTACATCCGGACGAGACATTAAAGGTGCTCGGTATTAGTTGGAGTCCGTCGGCTGACGCATTTCAATTTAGAGTCGTGCGCTATCCCTCGCCCGCGCGAACGAAGCGCGCCATGCTCTCGTACATCGCTCGTATCTTTAATCCGTTGGGCTTAGGCACGCCCGTTACAATCTCCGCGAAAATTCTCTTGCAACAGTTATAG
- the LOC105207064 gene encoding craniofacial development protein 2: protein MKRLDIDILGVAETWWPGAGVCNTGGGAFYYSGNQDRNHRKRVGIIVSESFKNCIIDFIPYSDRITLMRVNARPTNLNIIQIYAPTADAPDEEMEIFYEQIKEMLKLTKKHEINIIMGDFNSRIGKERYEYLVGPFGLGTRNERGERLVQCCQEEDMRATNTWYQLPPRRLYTWRSLRDSPENISRNQIDFILTNKRFGSSINRVSTCPGADVPSDHILLRAAIKIKLTKYAKSALKRGIAYEKLKQRDMKTVVSQKMNSNIEEMLKSRGNEQNPTRMWEELKDVTISIAKSQLGYRERNRRQSWMTDEILSLMDERQICKNQADPRRYNELQRKIRAKIRTAKNMWLQQECEEMERLQILHDDFNLHKKLKETAGIYCKRTFSTIVDENNNIANDIQEKKRIWEEYVGSLFTDERPDRQIEANNDNLTGPPIIMEEVKKAINTAKTNKATGPDEVPSELLKLLDEKGLALPQKIFNKIYDTGIYPEQWLSSTFVPLQKKNNARKCTDHRLISLLSHTLKLFLKILHQRIFKKCESNFSNSQFGFRQGLGTDSFVIC, encoded by the coding sequence ATGAAGAGGCTTGACATCGATATACTGGGCGTGGCGGAGACTTGGTGGCCGGGTGCGGGAGTGTGTAATACCGGGGGAGGTGCATTCTACTATTCGGGCAATCAAGATAGGAATCATCGGAAGAGAGTTGGAATCATTGTGTCAGAAAGTTTTAAGAATTGCATCATCGACTTCATACCGTACTCGGATAGGATAACGCTGATGAGGGTTAATGCAAGGCCAACCAACTTAAATATCATCCAGATATACGCGCCAACTGCTGATGCACCAGACGAGGAGATGGAAATATTCTATgagcaaataaaagaaatgctgAAGCTCACCAAAAAACatgagattaatataattatgggCGACTTCAACTCTAGGATAGGGAAAGAAAGGTATGAGTATCTGGTGGGACCATTCGGACTGGGAACAAGAAACGAGAGGGGCGAACGCCTGGTGCAATGTTGCCAAGAAGAAGATATGAGAGCTACTAACACATGGTATCAATTACCACCTAGGAGACTATATACGTGGAGATCTCTCAGAGACAGCCCAGAGAACATAAGTCGCAATCAGATAGACTTCATACTTACCAATAAACGCTTTGGATCTTCAATTAACAGAGTAAGCACTTGTCCTGGAGCGGACGTGCCCTCTGACCATATACTACTACGGGCAGCCATCAAAATCAAACTAACAAAGTATGCAAAATCAGCTTTAAAACGAGGAATTGCATATGAAAAGCTTAAACAAAGAGATATGAAAACTGTAGTGAGCCAAAAAATGAATAGCAACATAGAGGAAATGTTAAAATCAAGAGGAAATGAACAAAATCCAACCAGAATGTGGGAAGAGTTAAAAGATGTCACGATAAGCATCGCAAAAAGCCAATTGGGATACCGAGAGAGAAACCGAAGGCAGAGCTGGATGACGGATGAGATCCTCTCGCTCATGGACGAACGACAGATATGTAAGAATCAAGCAGATCCACGCAGATATAATGAATTACAGAGAAAAATAAGAGCCAAAATTAGGACAGCAAAGAACATGTGGTTACAACAGGAATGCGAGGAAATGGAAAGGTTGCAAATCCTGCATGACGATTTCAATCTACACAAAAAACTAAAGGAAACAGCTGGAATATACTGTAAAAGGACTTTTTCGACGATAGTCGATGAAAATAACAACATAGCCAACGATatacaagaaaagaaaagaatatggGAGGAATACGTAGGAAGCCTCTTTACAGACGAAAGACCAGACAGACAAATAGAGGCAAACAACGATAATCTCACTGGACCGCCGATCATAATGGAAGAAGTTAAAAAAGCAATAAACACCGCAAAAACAAATAAAGCAACAGGCCCAGATGAAGTGCCATCAGAACTGCTAAAGCTACTAGATGAGAAGGGATTAGCACTCccccaaaaaatttttaacaaaatatacgaTACAGGAATATATCCCGAACAGTGGCTTTCCTCAACCTTTGTTCccttacaaaagaaaaacaatgcgAGAAAATGCACAGACCACAGGCTGATAAGTCTCCTGAGTCATACCCTAAAACTATTCTTGAAAATCTTacatcaaagaatttttaaaaagtgcgAGAGTAACTTCAGTAACTCACAATTCGGGTTCAGACAGGGGTTAGGCACGGACTCGTTCGTAATTTGTTAA
- the LOC113002659 gene encoding LOW QUALITY PROTEIN: protein claret segregational (The sequence of the model RefSeq protein was modified relative to this genomic sequence to represent the inferred CDS: inserted 2 bases in 1 codon): MAESNSGRLLNIHKNDAKKLSPLRDYCRCDISTCNNNRCSCYKKSVFCTQKCKCTLECQNNAVVTMQSRSTQTVVCPIKLAEDSSEFKQLYEYIELKKKVTNLEKELMNSKEEVVNFRKELTNSQEEITNLKKVIYEKNGKIRTLNNKIQELTGNFRIFVRIRPQTPKEEKKALCTINFIDDCTIELISKPNKLNISCSNSLEKKQKFTFDKVFTSNTSQADIFEELSLFVQSALQGYNXGKTYTMEGDSDCETEGVIPRTIRQIFEEIKLLNDHECHIEVSFLEVYNEIIIDLLDTEQKVHNIKMVNSTSNNIYITNLTIEKIKDPKEWYTFFQKAQRNRATTATRSNERLSRSHLVMTLRIRRIYRNEVSVGLINLIDLAGSVRLSIEECATLETKCINKSLANLSNVILALKKYQEHIPYRNSKLTHLLMPSLGGKSKIIMIINISPLEENINETINSLRFALIVNNCTTGAVQRNRTRDTYL; the protein is encoded by the exons ATGGCCGAGTCAAATAGTGG AAGACTGCTCAACATACATAAAAACGATGCAAAGAAACTCTCCCCTTTGAGGGATTATTGCAGGTGCGACATAAGCACCTGCAATAACAATCGATGTTCTTGCTATAAAAAATCCGTTTTTTGCACTCAAAAGTGCAAATGCACTTTGGAATGCCAAAATAATGCCGTAGTTACG ATGCAGTCTCGGTCGACGCAAACTGTTGTATGTCCAATAAAATTAGCCGAAGATTCTAGCGAATTTAAGCAGCTATACGAGtatattgaattgaaaaaaaaagtaacgaatttAGAAAAAGAACTAATGAATTCAAAAGAAGAAGTAgtgaattttagaaaagaaCTAACGAATTCACAAgaagaaataacaaatttaaaaaaagtcatttatgagaaaaatggaaaaattcgaacattgaataataaaatacaggaATTGACGGGCAATTTCCGAATTTTTGTTCGGATTCGCCCACAAACtccaaaagaagaaaaaaaagc CCTGTGTACCATAAATTTCATAGATGACTGTACAATTGAATTAATTAGTAAACcgaataaattgaatattagcTGCAGTAATTCGCtagagaaaaaacaaaaatttacgtTTGATAAAGTGTTTACATCCAACACATCACAAGCGGATATTTTTGAAGAACTATCCCTTTTTGTACAATCGGCACTTCAAGGATACAA TGGAAAAACATACACTATGGAAGGAGATAGTGATTGTGAGACCGAAGGCGTAATACCTAGAACg ATACGTCAGATATTTGAAGAGATCAAGTTACTTAATGATCATGAATGTCATATTGAAGTGAGCTTCCTAGAAGtgtataatgaaattattattgatctaCTGGACACGGAACAAAAAGTCcacaatataaaaatggttAACAGTACaagtaacaatatatatattactaatttgacaattgaaaaaataaaagatccaAAAGAAtggtatacattttttcaaaaagccCAGCGGAACCGAGCCACTACGGCTACACGGTCAAATGAACG attATCTAGGTCACACTTAGTGATGACATTAAGAATAAGAAGGATTTACAGAAATGAAGTATCCGTAGGACTTATCAATCTAATTGATCTTGCCGGTTCCGTAAGGCTATCCATCGAAGAATGCGCAACCTTGGAAACCAAATGTATAAATAAGTCTTTAGCAAATCTTAGTAACGTGATATTAgcacttaaaaaatatcaagaacACATTCCTTATAGGAATTCTAAACTAACACATTTATTAATGCCTTCTCTGGGAGGCAagtctaaaattataatgataatcaatatttctcCACTCGAGGAGAATATTAATGAAACTATCAATTCACTAAGATTTGCACTTATCGTTAATAATTGCACGACTGGCGCTGTTCAACGAAACAGAACGCGCGatacttatttataa